A genomic window from Bacteroidales bacterium includes:
- a CDS encoding PAS domain S-box protein: MAGLKLSACFWYLDPQVSDDVLATLKEGKFDVHHFDCKEREKVKERLSENPPDVVISDFDLPDSLRKAIEEIMEPFLSEIPLIYLVGERNARRAAHTLKSGIWDFVQKEQLYKLVPSVYSSQKYTRLFKKRKEAEQALTESRDRYMSIFNSVSDGILLFDFNSRQITDYNPRVLEIFGLSDKDMENLDLNLHSALDEGYTMDRAREYIQQAMDGDPVSFEWRNIKKSGERIWTLNSISVVKINNSPYILLVTRTIDEQKKLERSLIESQEHFRALAENSPDVIMHFDRQHRHLYVNSTVVAQTGLSADRFINKSHREIGIFPKDQLELWEQALEEVFRTGKPRTLVFDMELADRITTYEWRLYPELGTSEAIGSVIGVARDITESRNSEDALRKSEERLNLALSATDLGLWDWNLATGEVYYSPIWCRMLGYEPDELTQELETLISLLHPEDKDKSNNTVREVIKNREDSFDIEFRLRHKNDSWVWIRSQGKAVSFDADCNTVRLTGTHEDINERKRGDLVRQVLFDISNAVNNTHSLDELYGLIRKSLGRVVDTTNCFLALYNEESDTLTLPFMEDEKDAFTEFPARKTLTSFVIRTGGAQLVDIEREKELTRKGDIEPVGAPCVSWLGVPLKHEGKTIGVFAVQSYTDQIIYTQSDAELLEFASDQIALAIDRRRHQDRIRLNQERQRRVFESSPDPMIVVDPGALIQDFNSAFLEAFNVKAKLVYGQKIFRFIDKSQWRTSIKDFYKTWETGYLKNLEYQVVRPDGLRFDAEVSTGAIYSSDGKPESMVLILKDISKRKEAERSILEAKYKAEESDKLKTAFLSNMSHEIRTPMNAIVGFSDLLTDEQLSPEERRDFIAQINQGADDLMRLIDDIIDIAKIEAGQVNVHIAECFVRELFKELHLMFLQNVKRSGKENVSIRIQWDWPLNELAIYTDPFRLKQILVNLLSNAVKFTEDGEIVLGMREDPEGVYFYVKDSGIGIREEKQKVIFHRFMQGHETKTKLYGGTGLGLAISKNLTEILGGEIGVHSRPGEGSTFWFTLPRNEVPLKYEAALRTPSNNLRLWEDKKVLIAEDDHSNYYFLFEALKETGIQVVWSKDGEETMELFRKHQDLDLVLMDINMPHVNGYDCTRMIKKERPGLPVIAQTAYAMSGEREISREASCDDYLVKPIKVSELLDTMARHI; this comes from the coding sequence ATGGCCGGTCTGAAACTTAGTGCCTGTTTTTGGTACCTGGACCCTCAAGTGTCGGATGATGTGCTGGCAACCCTGAAAGAGGGGAAATTTGATGTGCATCACTTTGACTGTAAAGAGCGTGAAAAGGTAAAAGAGAGATTGAGCGAGAATCCACCCGATGTGGTGATCTCGGATTTTGATCTGCCGGATTCTTTGCGTAAAGCCATCGAAGAGATCATGGAGCCTTTCCTCTCGGAAATACCGCTCATCTATCTGGTCGGGGAGAGGAATGCCAGGAGGGCAGCCCATACGCTGAAATCAGGGATCTGGGACTTTGTGCAGAAGGAACAGCTCTATAAACTGGTTCCCTCGGTCTACTCTTCACAGAAATATACACGACTGTTCAAAAAGCGAAAGGAAGCCGAACAGGCTCTGACAGAGTCGCGCGACCGGTACATGTCCATCTTTAATTCGGTTAGTGACGGCATCCTGCTTTTTGATTTCAATTCCAGACAGATTACGGATTATAACCCCAGAGTCCTGGAGATTTTCGGTTTATCGGACAAGGATATGGAGAACCTGGACCTGAATCTTCACTCTGCCTTAGATGAGGGATATACCATGGATCGTGCCAGGGAGTATATCCAACAGGCGATGGATGGTGATCCCGTATCCTTCGAATGGAGAAACATTAAGAAATCGGGGGAGCGGATATGGACCCTGAATTCAATCTCAGTGGTTAAGATTAACAATAGCCCTTACATCCTGCTGGTAACCAGGACCATTGACGAGCAGAAAAAACTGGAAAGATCACTGATCGAATCGCAGGAGCATTTCAGGGCACTGGCCGAAAACTCGCCCGATGTGATCATGCATTTCGACCGGCAGCACCGGCACCTCTATGTGAACAGTACCGTGGTGGCCCAGACCGGTTTATCCGCAGACCGGTTTATAAATAAGAGTCATCGTGAAATTGGAATTTTTCCCAAGGACCAGCTGGAACTCTGGGAGCAGGCGCTGGAGGAGGTGTTCAGGACCGGAAAACCCCGGACCCTTGTTTTTGATATGGAGCTGGCAGACAGGATAACCACCTATGAATGGCGGCTCTATCCCGAGCTTGGTACTTCTGAAGCCATCGGTTCTGTCATCGGGGTCGCCAGGGATATTACCGAATCCAGGAATTCGGAGGATGCCCTCCGCAAAAGTGAGGAGCGGCTGAACCTGGCTCTTTCGGCCACGGATCTGGGATTGTGGGACTGGAACCTGGCCACCGGCGAGGTCTACTATTCCCCCATATGGTGCAGAATGCTGGGTTACGAACCTGACGAATTGACCCAGGAACTGGAAACCTTGATTTCCCTGCTTCATCCGGAGGATAAAGATAAATCCAACAACACGGTCCGGGAAGTGATAAAGAACCGGGAGGATTCTTTCGATATAGAATTCAGGCTCAGGCACAAAAATGATTCCTGGGTATGGATAAGGAGCCAGGGGAAAGCGGTTAGTTTCGATGCCGACTGCAATACCGTGCGGCTTACTGGGACCCATGAGGACATCAATGAGCGCAAACGGGGCGATCTGGTCAGGCAGGTGCTGTTCGATATCTCCAATGCTGTGAACAACACCCATAGCCTGGATGAATTGTATGGCCTGATCAGGAAGTCACTGGGCCGGGTGGTGGATACTACCAATTGTTTTCTGGCGCTTTACAACGAGGAATCAGATACTCTGACCCTTCCGTTTATGGAGGATGAAAAAGATGCCTTTACCGAATTCCCGGCCAGGAAAACCCTGACCAGTTTTGTGATCCGGACCGGCGGAGCCCAGCTGGTGGATATCGAGCGTGAAAAAGAGTTGACCAGAAAGGGAGATATAGAACCGGTTGGGGCTCCCTGTGTGAGCTGGCTGGGAGTTCCACTGAAACATGAAGGAAAGACCATCGGGGTATTTGCTGTTCAGTCCTATACGGACCAGATCATTTATACCCAATCGGATGCTGAACTTCTGGAGTTTGCCAGTGACCAGATCGCCCTGGCCATCGACAGGCGCAGGCACCAGGACCGGATCAGGCTGAACCAGGAGCGGCAGAGGCGTGTTTTTGAATCCTCGCCCGACCCTATGATCGTGGTTGATCCCGGTGCCCTGATCCAGGATTTTAACAGCGCTTTCCTGGAAGCTTTCAATGTAAAAGCTAAACTGGTCTACGGGCAGAAGATATTCAGGTTCATCGATAAGTCTCAGTGGCGCACTTCCATCAAGGATTTTTATAAGACCTGGGAAACCGGTTATCTGAAGAACCTGGAGTACCAGGTGGTTCGTCCCGACGGCCTCAGATTCGATGCCGAAGTTTCCACCGGGGCCATCTACAGCAGTGACGGGAAACCCGAATCCATGGTGTTGATCCTCAAGGATATTTCCAAACGGAAGGAGGCGGAGCGCAGTATCCTGGAGGCCAAGTATAAAGCAGAAGAATCGGATAAGCTCAAAACCGCATTTCTTTCCAACATGTCGCATGAGATTCGAACCCCGATGAATGCCATCGTGGGATTTTCGGATCTTCTGACCGACGAACAATTAAGCCCGGAGGAGCGAAGGGACTTTATTGCTCAGATCAACCAGGGGGCGGATGATCTGATGCGCCTGATCGATGATATCATCGATATTGCCAAGATCGAGGCCGGACAGGTTAATGTTCATATTGCGGAATGCTTTGTCAGGGAGTTATTTAAAGAGTTGCACCTGATGTTCCTCCAGAATGTGAAACGGTCCGGAAAAGAAAATGTGTCTATCAGAATACAGTGGGACTGGCCCCTGAATGAACTGGCCATCTACACCGATCCTTTCCGCCTGAAACAGATCCTGGTGAACCTCTTGAGCAATGCAGTCAAATTTACCGAAGATGGAGAGATTGTCCTGGGTATGAGGGAAGATCCCGAGGGGGTATACTTTTATGTAAAAGACTCGGGTATAGGGATCCGGGAGGAGAAACAAAAGGTGATCTTTCACCGTTTTATGCAGGGTCATGAGACCAAGACCAAACTCTATGGCGGAACGGGACTGGGCCTGGCCATTTCTAAAAACCTGACCGAGATCCTGGGTGGGGAGATCGGGGTTCATTCCAGGCCGGGAGAGGGCTCCACTTTCTGGTTTACTCTTCCAAGGAATGAGGTTCCCCTGAAGTACGAGGCAGCCCTGAGAACCCCCTCCAACAATCTGAGGTTATGGGAGGACAAGAAGGTTCTGATAGCCGAGGACGACCACTCCAATTACTACTTCCTTTTCGAGGCCCTGAAAGAGACCGGGATCCAGGTGGTCTGGTCGAAGGATGGGGAGGAGACCATGGAGCTGTTCCGGAAACATCAGGACCTGGACCTGGTCCTGATGGATATCAATATGCCGCATGTAAATGGCTATGATTGTACCAGGATGATCAAGAAAGAGCGGCCCGGTCTGCCGGTGATTGCCCAGACTGCCTATGCCATGTCAGGTGAGCGGGAGATCAGCCGGGAAGCGAGCTGTGATGATTACCTGGTCAAACCCATAAAGGTGAGTGAACTGCTTGATACCATGGCGCGTCATATTTAA
- the xseA gene encoding exodeoxyribonuclease VII large subunit, with product MPEKFCSLSQLLGQVKGVLEKGLPEHYWVIAEIMELHERRHCYLELIEKSEENDTLLARIRATIWASRYSMLRPFFESSTGTTLKSGIKILCKASVEFHPLYGLSLNISDIDPSYTLGDLARKKQEVIQRLRSEGVFDMNRELTFPLVPQRIAVISSESAAGYGDFMNSMEQNRHAFLFYCTLFPSVMQGEEAPGSIISALEQIYESESAFDCVVLIRGGGSKADLESFNNYELAYFITQFPLPVLTGIGHERDESVADMVAHHGLKTPTAVAEFLVDRLLAFQFSLSALLDRLSTLVNIRVQADLARLDRYQGDLVHLSKSLVQKHSENLHRTEQGLRRELTNLMHRNKDYLSLLKKRTELVDPENILRRGYSITLLKGKALRSVKDLKPGDILETRLQEGKILSKVENTSKHHDKSED from the coding sequence ATGCCGGAAAAATTCTGTTCATTATCGCAGTTGCTCGGTCAGGTCAAAGGGGTCCTTGAGAAAGGGCTCCCGGAACATTACTGGGTTATCGCAGAGATCATGGAACTCCATGAACGGCGCCACTGCTATCTGGAACTTATCGAAAAGAGCGAAGAGAACGACACCCTGCTGGCCAGGATCAGAGCCACCATCTGGGCCTCCCGTTACAGCATGCTGCGGCCTTTTTTTGAAAGCTCGACCGGAACTACCCTGAAAAGCGGGATCAAAATCCTGTGCAAGGCCTCTGTGGAGTTCCATCCCCTGTACGGACTAAGCCTGAATATCTCGGATATTGATCCCTCCTATACCCTGGGGGATCTGGCCCGCAAAAAACAGGAAGTGATACAGCGCCTTCGTTCAGAGGGTGTATTCGATATGAACAGAGAACTGACTTTCCCTCTGGTTCCCCAGCGCATTGCAGTGATCTCCTCCGAAAGTGCTGCCGGTTACGGGGACTTTATGAACTCCATGGAACAGAACAGGCATGCTTTTCTCTTTTACTGCACCCTCTTCCCTTCGGTGATGCAGGGCGAAGAGGCACCCGGATCCATTATATCCGCACTGGAACAAATCTATGAATCGGAGTCCGCTTTCGATTGCGTGGTTCTTATCCGGGGGGGCGGGTCGAAAGCTGATCTGGAGAGTTTTAATAATTACGAACTTGCCTATTTCATTACCCAGTTTCCACTTCCGGTTCTTACCGGGATCGGGCATGAAAGAGATGAATCGGTGGCCGATATGGTGGCACATCACGGATTAAAGACCCCCACCGCTGTAGCTGAATTCCTGGTGGACCGGCTGCTGGCCTTTCAATTCAGTCTCTCTGCCCTGCTGGACAGGCTTTCTACCCTGGTAAATATCAGGGTTCAGGCAGATCTGGCCCGTCTCGACAGGTACCAGGGCGACCTGGTTCATTTAAGCAAAAGCCTGGTTCAGAAACATTCCGAAAATCTCCACCGTACAGAACAAGGCCTGCGCAGAGAGCTCACCAATCTAATGCACAGGAACAAGGATTATCTCTCCCTGTTGAAAAAACGCACCGAACTGGTGGATCCTGAGAATATCCTCCGAAGGGGCTACTCCATTACCCTGCTGAAGGGCAAAGCTCTTCGGTCGGTGAAAGATCTAAAACCGGGCGACATTCTGGAAACCAGGCTCCAAGAGGGGAAAATTTTAAGTAAAGTTGAAAACACCTCCAAACACCATGACAAAAGCGAAGATTAG
- the xseB gene encoding exodeoxyribonuclease VII small subunit: MTKAKISYRDAIAEIESILQKIEDGNLHVDELAEKVSRVTDLLKICRDRLYQTEKQIHKILEEE; encoded by the coding sequence ATGACAAAAGCGAAGATTAGTTACCGGGATGCAATCGCTGAGATTGAATCGATCCTTCAAAAAATCGAAGACGGCAATCTCCATGTGGATGAGCTCGCCGAAAAGGTGAGCCGCGTCACCGATCTGCTAAAGATCTGCCGGGACAGGCTCTATCAGACCGAAAAACAGATTCATAAAATTCTGGAAGAAGAATAG
- a CDS encoding S8 family peptidase, with amino-acid sequence MKKFKLLVFLLLFLPGLQAQEIADGVYWIYFRDKAESPYRTDQPDQFLSLRSINRRAMQGLSVDQLDLPVNPDYLQEIRDMGAEIRHISRWLNGIAMINLNEAAFQEIVQLPFTDTLPWEPAKDGLFFPGRSGQPRFEAPLEPAPGFDYGVAKEQVEMVGTDHLHELGYTGAGVWIGVLDAGFYNVDSLPSFITLFGEGRILETRNYVNEASVYRQSSSHGMSVLSIMAGEWDGNMVGSAPHASYLLCMTENPDQETRIEEIAWIEAAEYADSLGVDVLNTSLGYSRFDGTLYDYSYRDMDGFTTYISRAASLTASRGMVLCNSAGNSGNDAWFYITAPADAADILAVGAVDSSNQLAGFSSRGPTFDARIKPDVTAMGKAAGLQSPRGGLARGDGTSFASPVLAGSVAALWQAFPELPARELIYRIRQSGHRSGRPDSYYGYGTPNILYAYHSITGIPARIKTGSMEIWPNPATDYIRIRIPEAVSGLQRIQLYDISGKMTASKELELPGDLVLPESIKSGIYILEVRTAGGVYRGRLIIQ; translated from the coding sequence ATGAAGAAATTCAAACTGCTGGTCTTTCTTTTACTCTTTTTACCTGGCTTACAGGCACAGGAGATAGCCGATGGTGTTTACTGGATCTATTTCCGGGATAAGGCAGAAAGCCCTTACCGGACCGACCAGCCGGATCAGTTTCTCTCCCTCCGTTCTATAAACAGAAGGGCGATGCAGGGCCTGAGTGTGGATCAACTGGATCTTCCGGTCAATCCGGATTATCTGCAGGAGATCAGGGATATGGGTGCAGAGATCAGGCATATCTCCAGGTGGTTAAACGGAATCGCCATGATCAACCTGAATGAGGCCGCCTTTCAGGAGATTGTGCAACTTCCCTTCACGGATACACTTCCCTGGGAGCCGGCAAAGGACGGTCTTTTCTTTCCCGGGAGAAGTGGACAGCCGAGATTTGAAGCGCCCCTGGAGCCGGCTCCCGGATTCGATTACGGGGTGGCAAAAGAACAGGTGGAGATGGTCGGAACCGATCACCTGCACGAACTTGGATATACTGGCGCAGGCGTATGGATCGGGGTTCTGGATGCCGGATTTTATAACGTGGACAGCCTGCCCTCATTTATCACCTTGTTCGGGGAGGGACGGATCCTGGAGACAAGGAATTATGTCAATGAGGCTTCCGTTTACCGTCAGAGCAGCTCCCACGGCATGTCTGTCCTTTCCATTATGGCGGGCGAGTGGGACGGGAATATGGTAGGAAGCGCTCCACACGCCAGCTACCTGCTCTGTATGACTGAAAATCCGGACCAGGAGACCCGGATCGAGGAGATTGCCTGGATTGAAGCAGCCGAATATGCCGATAGCCTGGGAGTGGATGTGCTTAACACCTCCCTGGGATATTCCCGGTTCGACGGCACTCTGTATGACTATAGCTACCGCGATATGGACGGCTTTACCACTTATATCTCCAGGGCTGCCTCCCTGACCGCCTCCCGTGGAATGGTCCTCTGCAACAGTGCGGGGAATTCGGGGAACGATGCTTGGTTTTACATCACTGCCCCGGCCGATGCAGCGGATATCCTGGCTGTTGGAGCGGTCGACAGCAGCAACCAGCTGGCCGGCTTCAGTTCCAGGGGACCCACTTTTGATGCCCGCATTAAGCCGGATGTGACCGCCATGGGAAAGGCTGCGGGACTGCAGTCCCCCAGAGGCGGATTGGCCAGGGGCGATGGAACCTCTTTTGCTTCCCCGGTTTTGGCCGGTTCTGTGGCAGCCCTCTGGCAAGCCTTTCCGGAACTGCCGGCCAGGGAGTTGATTTACAGGATCAGACAGAGCGGTCACCGCTCCGGGAGGCCCGATTCCTATTATGGATACGGGACTCCAAATATACTCTACGCCTACCATAGCATTACCGGCATCCCGGCCCGTATCAAAACAGGCAGTATGGAAATATGGCCCAATCCGGCCACAGACTACATCAGAATCAGGATCCCCGAAGCTGTATCGGGTTTACAGAGGATACAGCTGTATGATATAAGCGGGAAAATGACTGCTTCAAAGGAACTGGAATTGCCAGGGGATCTGGTTCTGCCGGAAAGCATAAAAAGCGGGATCTATATCCTGGAGGTACGGACTGCCGGAGGTGTTTACCGGGGCCGGCTAATTATTCAGTAA